DNA from Paludisphaera mucosa:
CGTAGAGGACCTCGTGGTTCTCGCGACGGAGCGCCGCGCACGACTCCATGAGCAGGCTGAAGACCTCGCGTTGCTTCTCGGTCAGGTTGGCCGGCAGGTAGGCGTTCAGGTCGATGGCGAGCTGCTGCTCGTTCTGCTCCTGCCGCTCCAGGTCCTCGTAATAGATGAACTCGTCGCAGTTGTCGCGGAGCAGCTCCGAGGTCGAGCCCTTCATCCCCAGGCCGATGACGTGCTTGCCGTTCTCCTTGAGCTTGGAGACCAGCGGGGAGAAGTCGGAGTCGCCCGAGACGATCACGAAGGTGTCGACGTGGGGCTTGCTCCAGGCCAGGTCCATCGCGTCGACGACCAGGCGGATGTCGGCCGAGTTCTTGCCCGTCTGCGAGCGCTTGGGGATCTCGATCAGCTCGATCGCCGACTCGTGGAAGGGGGCCGTGTAGTTGGGGTATCGGCTCCAGTCGGCGTACGACTTCTTGACGATCAGCTTTCCCTTTTCGACCAGCCGCTCGAGCACCTTCTGGACGTCGAACTTGACCTTGCGCTGGCTCTGGAAACCCATCGCCAGGTTCTCCAGGTCGATGAAGACGGCCAGGCTGCGTTCTCTCTCGTGTTCGGATTTTGACATGGATGGCGACGCTCGCGACCTGCGACGTAGGGGATCGGAACCGGCGGGCCCTCCGCGACCCCCCGGCCCACCGGCCGCCCGAGAATCGTCCGTCCCGCCTAGACCGGCGCATGTTACGGCAATCCCGGCCCGGCCTCAACCCGACGACGCGGAATCGAGCGGCCGGGACGGGCCCCGCGGCGTCGCTTTGCGATTCTTGCGTGATAGCGCGAACATAGGAAATCAAAACGATATGAATCCCACCGCGACGGCGATCAATCCCCAGCTGCGTCCCCTTGAACGGAGGACGCGGAGGTCTGCGGTAGCTGGAGTTCCTCGGGCATGAAGCCAGATCAAACATCAACGTGTTTTTTGCACGCATCAGCGTGAGGCCTCTCGATCGCCGAGGTTCCTGGAGGAAAAGATGGGTCGCGAAGAATCTTCGGGGTTTGCGACCTAGGCTGTGGAAAAGGCAGGTTGCAAAGCGTAGATTGATTACGCCTGGGAATTCTAGGTCGACTGAAGACTTTGGATGAACGGGGACCTTGATGGCGGCCGGGAAAACAAGGAGGATTTCTCGCTCATGACACCTGAAAAAGGGATTTGAAAAACCTCTCTAACTTGGCACAGGGAGACGTTCAGAATGAGAGTCGATCGGGCAGTGTTCCGCCGCCTTTCGCTGGCGGGACTGGTCTTGGGTCTGAGCATGGCTCGCGCGGTGAGCGCGACCGAGGAGCCGACGGCGTCGGCCCAGGCGCCCGTCGCGACTGGTCAGGCCGCCGCGGCCGCCGCGACCACGACGGTCCTGGTGCCGCAGACCCAGGTGACCTACGAGACCGTGTATGACGTCCAGAGCGTCCAGGTCCCGGTGACGGTCAACCAGACCCAGTACAAGACCGAGTACCGCACCCAGACCGTCCCGGTCACGCGGACGGTCGTCGAGAACGTCCCGGTGACGGTCAACTCGACCCAGTACAAGACCGAATACCGCACCCAGACCGTGCCGGTCACGCGGACGGTCGTCGAGAACGTCCCGGTCACCGTCAACCAGACCCAGTACAAGACCGAGTACCGCACCCAGACCGTCCCGGTCACGCGGACGGTCGTCGAGAACGTCCCGGTCACCGTCAACCAGACCCAGTACAAGACCGAGTACCGCACCCAGACCGTCCCGGTCACGCGGACGGTCGTCGAGAACGTCCCGGTCACCGTCAATCAGACCCAGTACAAGACCGAGATGCGGACCCAGACCGTGCCCGTCACGCGGACCGTGGTCGAGAACGTCCCGGTCACCGTCAATCAGACCCAGTACAAGACCGAGCTGCGCAGCCAGACCGTGCCGGTCACCCGGACCGTCGCCGAGGTCGTCAACGTCCAGCAGGTCTACACGGTCAACGTCCCCAAGCAGCAGACCGTCAACCAGACCGTGACCAAGACCGTCTACAACCCGGTGACGACGACCCAGCAGCAGCAGCAGTACGTGACCGTCCTCAAGCCGGTCGTCAAGACGGTGCTCCAGCCCCAGACGAAGACGGTCATGACCTCGCAGGTCCAGACCAGCTACGTCAACCAGACCTACACCGAGAACGTCCCGGTCACGACCAATCGCCAGGTCGTCGAGGAGACGGGCGGCTACCAGACCCGCACCGTCCCGGTCTACACCGCGGCCGCCCCGGCCGTCGACGCCTGCGGCAACCCGGTCGGGGCCGCCATCGGCGGCGGGGCCGGCGGCTGCGGCCACAAGTGCGGCCATAAGCTGAGCCTCGGCAGGGGCTGCGGCCACTGCGGCGGCCACGGCAGCGCGGGCCTCTTCGGCGGCGTCCTCGGCGGCGGCGCCGCCCCGGTCGCGACGGCCGGCGGCTGCAACGTCTCCTACACCACCGAGCAGGTCTACGTCTCCCGCCCCGTGGTCCGTCTCATCCCCGAGACGACCTACGTCCCCCAGACCCGGACCCAGTCGGTCCCCGTCCAGAGCGTCATCCAGGTCCCCACGACGACGACCGAGATGGTCCCGGTGAGCGTCACCGAGAACGTCCCGACCCAGGAAGTCCGGACCATCAGCGTCCCGGTCACCACGATGCAGGCTTCGCAGGTCAGCGAGACGGTCCCCGTCACGACGACCGTCTACGTCGCCGAGCAGCGCACCCAGACCGTGCCCACCACGCAGTACAAGCAGGTGACCGAGAACGTCACGCAGCAGGTCGCTGTGCAGGTGCCGTACACGGTGCCCGTCACGACCTACCAGCAGCAGGCCAAGCAGGTGACCGAGAACACGACGCAGCAGTACGCCGTGCAGGTGCCGTACACGGTGCCCGTCACGACCTACCAGCAGCAGTCGAAGCAGGTCGTCGAGAACACGACGCAGCAGTATGCCGTCCAGGTCCCCTACACGGTGCCCGTCACATCGTACCAGCAGCAGTCGCGCCAGGTGACCGAGAACACGACGCAGCAGTACGCCGTGCAGGTGCCGTACACGGTGCCCGTCACGACCTACCAGCAGCAGTCGAAGCAGGTCGTCGAGAACACGACGCAGCAGTACGCCGTCCAGGTGCCGTACACGGTGCCCGTCACGACCTACCAGACCCAGCAGACGCAGGTCGCCCGCCAGGTGCCGGTCTCGCGTCAGGTGCTCGTCCCGGTGACCGTCCCCGCGCCCGCCCCGGCCCCCGCCGCGGCCCCGGCCGCCTCGCCGCAGGCCTCGCGCGACGCCAAGAAGACCGTCCGCTGATCCAGGCTGGAAACTGAGTCGGATCCAACAAAACGCGCGGGGGAGGCCTCCTCCCCCGCGCGTTTCTGCGTTTCGAAACGGCCAGCGGGATGCACAGCCCCAAAATCCTCTCGACATCCGACTCGAAACGTGGGAAATCCCTGACGGCTCGCCACGAGGCCGTTGTGAGGCCCGTGGTTCGGTGCGAACCATTTCCAGGAGGTTGGGGATGACGCTCAGACTTCTCGCCGCAATCGCGATGATCGCCTCATGCTCGTCGGCCGCGTGGAGCGACGAGGACAAGAAAGATACTCTCGAGGGCACCTGGCTGGCGTCGAAGGCCGAACTCGGCGGGACGGCGTTGCCCGAAGAATTCTTGAAGGCCATCAAGCTGGACGTGAAGGGCGAGAATTACACGGTGACCCTCGGCCCGCAGACGGACAAGGGGACCTGCAAGCTGGACCCGGCCGCGAAGCCCAAGGCGGTGGACATCACCGGCGTCGACGGCCCCAACAAGGGCAAGACGATCCTGGCCATCTACGAACGCGACGGCGACACCCTGCGGATCTGCTACGAACTCGGCGCCAAGGGCCGTCCGACCGAATTCAAGACCACGACGGGGTCTCGCCTGTTCCTGGCCGAGTACCAGCTGCAGAAGCCCTGAAAGGCCGGGGCGGAGCGGGGGACGCTCAGTCCACCGACCAGCGCCGAGGGGGCGTGACCTCGAATCGCCCCTTGGGCGGGGCGAAGCGGACGCCGGTCTGCCAGAGCATGTCGGGCTGGTGCTTGGCGAGGAGGTACTTCATCACCACCTCGTCCGACGGGGGCATGCCCGGATCCTGGAAGACGACGCACAGGCGGCAGATCGCCCGCTTGGTCTCGACGTCCCAGACCTCGATCAGGCCGTGCGGCCGGCGCGGGATGCGGTAATACTTGTCGCCGTTGCGGACGGTGAGGCAGTCGAACTGGCAGAACTCGTGGAACTCGTCCGGCTCGACGACGTCGCGGACCAGCTCGGCGGCGACCAGCTCGGGGACGCCTTGCTGGTAGTCGGCGGCGTCGATGCGGATCGGCTCCTCGGAGGTCGCCTGGGGCTGGCTCTTGCCCTCGATGACCCGGAAGATCTCGTTCTCGACGAGCTTGGCGTAGCCCGACCGGAGGGCCTGGCTGGCGATCACCAGCTGAGTGAACGAGGAAGCCGCGGCGACGACCTCGTTGGCGAACGCGGCGGCCTCGCGCTGGAGCTTCTCCATCCAGTACCGGAGCATCTTCATCCGGTCGGATTCGGAGTAGCGATACCGCCGCGGGCCGACGTCGGGGATGGTCAGGTCGACCTCGCCCCGGCGGTTGTCGAACGTCTTGAGGACGCTGTCGTAGGCGGCCTCGCCGCGGACGAACCGCGCGGCCGCGTCGGCGTGATTCGTGGTCCGGACGCGGACGACGCGGTGCGTGGGCCGGGCGAGGAAGACGACCTCGCGGGCGTAGGGGTCCTGGGCGCAGCGCTCGTCGACGACGTCGATCTCCCAGCGCAGGTATCCGGTCCGGATCATCGCGACGGTTCCTCGACCGGCGGGGGCCGCTCCGCGCGGGCGTCTGTGGGGAAGACGTCCCGCGCCCGGCCGAGTGGGCCCCGCCCTCAGCCGCCCTGGACGGCGGGGACGATGAGGATCTCGGGGGCCGTGGCGTCGAACTGCTTGATCAGGCGGGTCTGTCCCGGGCCGTCGAGCCGGAAGGCCATGCGGCCGGGGGTGACGTGCTCGGCGAACTGCGCGGCGGCGGCCTCGACGGTCTCGGGCCGCTGCTTGTCCCACTCGGCGAGCATGAGGTCGCCGTGTCCGGTCTTGAGCAAGCGCAACTTGGCCATGACGGTTGATCCTCGATCGGTCCTGGCTGGCGGCCGTCCCTGTCTCCTTCGACTCCAACACAATCGTAGGCCGTCTGCAACCCGAACCCGCGAGGGGCCGGGCCTACGGTGGGCGGGGGTCGCCGGAACGGCCCCGCCCGCCGGATCATGCGTCCGCGGGGCGGGCCTCAGGCCTGCGCCGGGGCCGCCGCGGCCGCGGCGGCGGTCGCCGCCTTGGTCTTCTTCAGCGTCTCCGGCTTGGGCCGCTTCTTGCCGTACGTGCCCCGGGAAACCTTGCCGCGCCTGCTCCGCCTGTCGCCCTTGCCCATGATCGTCGTTCCCCCGGCGTCCCGCCGCCGGCCCTCGCGGGCGACGGCTCGGACGAGCCTCTTCGATTTTCGTTTGCGGTCGTGCGTTGGTACGATACAATCCATCCGACGTTTGTCGTTACGACGTCGAGTGGTTCGCGACGGGAAAGGAGCTGGTCCCATGCCCCGCCGCCGGGTCGGTCCCATGATAGCGACCTGCGTCCTGGCCGCCCACGTCGGTTGCGGGCGATCCACGCCGCCGGCCGGCGTGACGGTCGCCTCGCCGAAAGTCGCCTCGCCGTCGGGGGCCGTCGCGGCCAGGCCGGTCGTCGTCCCTCCGCCGAGGACGATCGCGATCGACCCGACGCTCTTTACGATAGCGGCCGAGGCCCCGGGCCTGCAACTCCTCGCGATCGAGAAGACGGCCGAAGGCGCGAAACACGATCTCTCCACCGGCCTTTCCTGGCGCGTCGAGCCGGCGGGAATCGCGGCGGTCGACGCGAACGGCTACGTCCGTCCCCTCGCCCCCGGCGCGGTCGAGGTCGTGGCCGCTTCCGACGGCGTCGAGGCCCGCGCCCGGGTCGTCGTCGAGCCCCGAACGGCTCGTTCCTGGGACTTCGCGCAGGACGTCGAGCCGATCCTGACGAAGGCCGGTTGCAACACCGGCGGTTGCCACGGCAAGGCCGACGGCCAGAACGGCTTCCACCTGTCCCTCTTCGGCTACGACCCCGACGGCGACCAGGTCGCACTGGCGCGCGACGCCGGCCAGCGGCGCGTCTCTCCCTTCGACCCCGAGCGCAGCCTGGTCGTCTTGAAGGCGATCGGCGAGGCCCCCCACGGCGGCGGCCGACGGCTGGCGGTCGGGTCGTCGGAGTATCAGACGCTCGTCGAGTGGATCCGCGCCGGCGCGCCGCGAACCCTCGGGCCGCCCCGGGCGGCGGTCGCCAGGCTGGTGATCGAACCCTCGTCCGCCATGATGTCCGAGCCCGGGCGCCGGCAGTTGCGGGTGATCGCCGAGCACGCCGACGGCGGGCGTCGCGACGTGACGCGACAGGCGATCTACAAGACCCTCGACGACTCCACCGCCGTGGTCGACGCCCAGGGCCGGGCCGAACTGCTCCACCGCGGCGAGGCCGACCTGGTCGTCCGGCTCGGCCCGCTGGTGGAGACGTTCCGGCTCTCCGCCCCGGTCAATCCCGACCTGACGTTCGATTTCGCGAAGCTCCCGCGGACGAACCTGATCGACGAGCAACTGTTCAAGCGGTTGCAGGCCCTGAAGGTCCCGCCTAGCCCGCCGGCGACCGACGCGGCCTTCTTGCGACGCGTCTCGCTGGATTTGACGGGGAGCACGCCATCGCCCGAGGAGGTGCGCCGCTTCCTGGCCGACGCCGACCCCGAGAAGCGGTCGAAGCTCGTCGACAGTCTGCTGAAGCGCCCGGAGTTCGTCCAGTTCTGGCGGATCAAGTTCGGCGACCTGTTGCAGATCAGCGCGGCACGCCAAGGGAACGGGGCTTACCGCTATCAGGAATGGCTCGACGCCCGGCTGATCGACCACACCCCCTGGGACTTGGTCGTCCGAAAACTGTTGACCGCCCTCGGCGACCCGAACGACCAGGAGTCGGGGGGGCCGGTCAACTACGCGGTCGACGCCCTCGAGCCGACGATCGCCGCCGAGCAGACAGCCCAGCGCTTCCTGGGACTCCGGATGCGCTGCGCCCAGTGTCACGACCATCCCTTCGACGTCTGGACGCAGGATGATTACTACGGCCTCGCCGCCTTCTTCGCCCGCGTCCAGCGGACGGGGCAGGGGATGGGCGGGATGATGATGGCGAGCCGGACGGGGATCAGCGTCAATCCGGCCGGGTTCGTAAATCACCTCCGAACAGGCAGGCCCGTCGCGCCGCGGCTGCTCGACGGCAAGCCGGCGACGATCGCCGAGGGCGGCGATCCTCGGGTCGCGCTGGCGGACTGGATCACCTCGAAGGACAACCCCTATTTCGCCCGCGCGACGGTCAACTGGGTCTGGTCGCAATTCTTCGGCAAGGGGATCGTCGACCCCGCCGACGACCTGAGCCGGGCGAACCCGCCGGTCCACCCCGAGCTGCTCGACGCCCTGGCCGCGCGGTTCGTCGAACGGAAGTACGACCTCCGCGACCTGATCCGGACGGTCGCGACCTCGCAGGCGTACGGCCTCTCGTCGGCCACCGTGGCCGGCAACGAGAAGGACGCGCGGTGGTTCTCGCACCACACGCCCCGGCCGCTCTCGGCCCACCAGATGGCCGACGCCCTGGCGCAGGCGACGGACGTCCCCAATCGCTTCCCGGGCGCATCGGCGACCCGGCGGGCGATCCGCGTGACCGACCCCGGCGTCGCGAGCCCGATCCTGGACACGTTCGGCCGCTGTCCGCGGACGACCGCCTGCGCCTCGGTGCAGACCGCGCCGCTGAGCCTCAAGCAATCGCTGCTGTTGATCGGCGGCGACGTCATCGAGAGCAAGGTGGGGAGCCTCAACGGCTACCTGGCGGCGGCGCTCAAGCTGGAGCTGGAGCCCGAGGAGCTGGTGGAGAACCTCTACTTCCGCACGCTCTGCCGGCCGCCCACCTCGGAGGAGTCGTCGCGGTGGACGGCCGAGCTGAAGCAGGCCTCCTCGATCAACGAGGCGGCCCAGGACCTCTTCTGGGCGCTCCTCAACTCGCGGGAATTCGCGTTCAATCATTGATCCTTCGGTCGTCCCCGGTCGGAGACTCGCCATGCCGTCGAAATCGCGAATCATCGCCTGCTCGGGCCCCTCGCGGCGCGCGATCCTGAAGGCCGGCGCGCTCGGATTCCTGGGCCTGGGTCTCGACGAGGCGTTCCGCCTGCGGGCGCTCGGCGAAGGGCCGTCGACCAAACCGGCCGCCGCGCGCAACTGCATCCTGATCTGGCTCGCGGGGGGCGCGTCGCACATCGATACGTTCGACCCCAAGCCCGACGCGCCCGCCGACGTCCGCGGCGACTTCAAGCCGATCGCCACGTCGGTCGCCGGCGTGCAGGTCAGCGAGGTGCTGCCGAACCTGGCCAGGATCCTCGACCGGGTCACGCTGATCCGCAGCATGACCTCGCCCGAGTCCGACCACGACCGGGCCTCGCACCACCTGCTGACGGGCTATCGGCCCTCGCCGGCCCAGGTCTACCCCAGCTACGGCAGCGTCGTCTCCAAGTGGCGCGAGGCGAGCCGGGGCCTCTTGCCGCCGTACGTCGCCGTCCCCGATCCGCCTTCGTCGTCGATGAGCGGGTACCTGACGCCGGCGTACGACCCGTTCGCGGTCTCGGGCGACCCGAACCAGGAGAACTTCCGCGTCAGCAACCTTTCTCCGCCCGACAAGCTGACGCTCGAACGCCTGCTGCGACGCCGGGCGATGGTCAAGAGCCTCGACGACTTCGCGCGCGACGTCCCGCCCACCCCGCTGACGCGCAGCCGCGACCAGTTCGCCGACCAGGCCTACAGCCTGATGACGTCGAGCGCGGCCCAGGCGGCGTTCCGGCTGGGGGACGAGTCGGCCGACGTTCGCACCCGCTACGGCCGCAACACGTTCGGCCAGTCGTGCCTGCTGGCCCGACGGCTCGTCGAGGCCGGCGTCTCGTTCGTCACGGTCAACGATCGCGGCCCCGGCCCGCTGGGCTGGGACACCCACGCGCAGAACTTCCCGATGATCAAGGACACGCTGGCCCCGGCGCTCGACCAGGGCCTCGCCGCCCTGATCGCCGATCTCGGGGAACGCGGCCTGCTCGACGACACGCTCGTCGTGATGATGGGCGAGTTCGGCCGCACGCCCAAGATCAACGCCAACGCCGGCCGCGACCATCACGGCCGCGCCAACAGCGTGCTGCTGGCCGGGGCGGGCATTCCCGCGGGGCTCGTCCTCGGCAAGACCGACGCGAACGGCGACTCGCCGACCGAACGCCCCGTCACGCCGGCCGACCTGGCGAGCGTGCTCTATACCAAGCTCGGGATCGACCCCGAGCACAAGTACGAGGCCCCCGACGGCCGGCCGATCCGGCTCGTCGAGGGCGCGACGCCGCCCCGGGAATTGCTCTGAACCGGGGCGGCGGAGGGTTCGAGGAGGTCAGGCCGTCGCGGAGCAGCAGGCGCGGCAGGCCCGCTCGCACTCGCGGCAGATCTCGGCGCACTTCTTCATCATCTCGCCCTGGCCCTTGTCGCAGGCCGCGGCGCAGTCGCGACAGGCGTCGGCGCAGGCCTTGTGGGCGTGCATCGCCAGGAGGCTGTGACGCGCCATCAGCGTGACGGCCTGGACGCAGAATGTCTGGCAGTCGTTGGTGATCGCGGCCACCTTGGCGTGCAGGTCGCGATTCTCGGTGGCGTCCTTCCCCAGCTCCATCAGGCAGTGGGCGGAAGTCATGTCGCAGATCATGGCGCACTCGCCCATGGTCTTCATGTGGGCGTGGTGCTCCTTCTTCTTCTCGTCCTGATCGTCGGCCCTCGCCGACCCGGTCATCATCAGGCCGGCCGCCCCGGCGCCCATCACGGTCAGAAGCTCGCGACGTACCATGATCCGTCCTCCTCGTTGTCGTGCAGGGATCTCGAACGCAAGGACAGGGGCGAGCAAGGTGGACGCCCCGATCGGAGGAGCCAGGCAAAACCAGCGCCAAAGCGACCGATTCGGCGGGGTTGTGGGGCGATCGCCGAGAAGCCATGATGAGGCCATGGAGGCCGCGAGCGGCCCGATCCCACCGCGAGAGGACGGCTCATGCCGATCGATGACGCGTCGGAAATCCCGGAATGGCGCAGCCTCGTCGACTCGCCCGAAGTCGATTGGAACGCCGTCGCCACCAACGCCGAAGGGCCGTCGGGCGCCCTGCCGCTGACCGACGAGATGCTCCGGCTCTGGCCGTCCGGCGACCTCTTCGGGCTCTCGCAGAACGCCGGCATGGGCTGGACGCCGTCGGAAACGGCCCGCGACCCCTATCTGATTCTGAGCACCCAGGGAGGCCTCCGCGCCGCCGACGGCTCGCCGATCGCGCTAGGCTATCACACGGGCCACTGGGAGATCGGCCTGCTGGTGAAGGAGGCCGCGGAGGAGCTGAAGCGCCTCGGGACGGTCCCCTTCGCGGCCATGGTCTCCGACCCCTGCGACGGCCGCTCGCAGGGGACGACGGGGATGATGGACAGCCTACCGTTCCGCAACGACGCGGCGATCGTCTTCCGCCGCCTGATCCGTTCGCTGCCGCTGCGGAAGGGCGTCCTGGGGGTCGCGACCTGCGACAAGGGGCTGCCGGCCATGATGCTGGCGCTCGCGGGGATGCCTCGGCTGCCTTCGGTGCTGGTCCCGGGCGGCGTCACGCTGCCGCCCCGGGTCGGCGAGGACGCGGGCAAGATCCAGACCATCGGCGCGCGCTACGCCCACGGCGAGATCGACCTGCAGGCCGCCGCCGACGCCGGCTGTCGCGCCTGCGCCAGCCCCGGCGGCGGCTGCCAGTTTTTGGGGACCGCCGCGACGGCCCAGGTCGTCGGCGAGGCGCTCGGGATGTCGCTGCCGCACTCGGCGCTCGCCCCCTCGGGCCAGCCCGTCTGGCTCGACATGGCGCGGCGGTCGGCTCGCGCGCTCGTCGGGCTCGCCCGCCACGGCCTGACGTCGCGGCACGTCGTGACCGACGCGGCCGTCCGCAACGCCATGATCGTGCACGCGGCGTTCGGAGGCTCGACGAACCTGCTGCTGCACATCCCGGCGATCGCCCACGCCGCGGGCCTCCGCCGGCCGGACGTCGGCGACTGGCACGAGATCAACACCCGCGTCCCCCGGCTGGTCAGCGTCCTGCCCAACGGGCCGATCCACCACCCGACCGTCCGCGTCTTCCTGGCGGGGGGCGTCCCCGAGGTCATGCTGCACCTGCGCGGGCTCGGGCTGCTCGACGAGACGGTCCTCACCGCCTCGGGGACGACCCTGGGACGGCTTCTGGACTGGTGGCGGGCGAGCGAGCGGCGCAAGCGTTCGCGGGATCGGCTGTATCAGGAGGACGGGGTCGACCCGGACGACGTCGTCATGAGCCCCGCGCGGGCGCTGGAGCGCGGCCTCACGAGCACCGTGACCTTCCCTCGCGGCAACCTCGCGCCGCACGGGTCGATCATCAAGAGCACGGCCATCGACCCGGGCGTGGTCGACGCCGACGGCGTCTACCGCAAGCTCGGGCCCACGCGGGTGTTCACGCGAGAGCACGACGCGGTCGCGGCGATCAAGGGGCAGGCCGAGGTCCCGATCCGCGCGGGGGACGTCGTCGTCCTCATCGGCCGCGGCCCCCTGGGGGCGGGGATGGAGGAAATCTACCAGGTGACGTCGGCGCTGAAGCACCTGCCGTTCGGCAAGGAGGTCGCCGTCCTGACCGACGCCCGGTTCTCGGGGGTCTCGACCGGGGCCTGCATCGGCCACGTCAGCCCCGAGGCGCTCGCCGGCGGGCCGCTGGGCAAGGTCCGCGACGGCGACCTGATCCGGATCGTCGTCGATCGGGTCAAGCTCGAAGGGACCGTCGACATGGTCGGGGACGAAGGGGTGGACGTCGGGGCGGGGGAGGGGGGGCGGATCCTCGCCGGGCGATCGACGCACCCGTTGCTCTCGCCGGATCCCGACCTTCCCGACGACGCACGGCTCTGGGCGGCCCTCCAGGAGGTCTCGGGCGGGGTCTGGGGCGGCTGCGTCTACGACGTCGACGCGATCCTCGCGGCGCTCCGGCGCGGGATGGCTCCAAGTTCGAAGGCCGATTCGGCCGATGATGTCGGTAGAAAGGTGTGAGACGGGCGATCGAACGGGGCTGGTGGGGCGTCAAGGGAATTTCGGGCGAATCCGGAAATTCCTCACAGACCATGCGGGCCTCGAACGATAACTAGTCCACATGGACCGGTCGCGATGAGGAAGTCGCCGGACGATCGGTCGGCTCCGCTCGAACAGGATAGCGATCCCGGCGCCAGTAGGTCGGTGCGGCTGGAACGCCCGCCGGCGTGTTCGCGCACGTTCCCAAGGAGGGGATAAGACCATGTTCCAATCCGCGCGGCACCTGAGCCATAAGACCCCGCGCTGGGTTCGCGGCCTTGCCATGGGTGCCCTTACGGCCGCACTCTGCACCACGCACGTCGGCTGCGGCCTGTCGTACGTCTTCCGCAACATCTCGCCGCTGCACCCGACCGGCTGGTCGTTCGCCTGGCCGATCTTCGCGTCGCAGTCGCAACGCCTCGAAGCGGACATGGAGCGCGAGGAGGTCGACGGCCGCGTCCCGATCCTCGACCCGATCCCGGGCGACTTCGCCCCCGCCGCCTGCCTCGACCCGCCCAGCGAGGACGAGGTCTGGAACAAGGTGCCGAAGTTCAAGAACGGCTCGCCCGTCTTCTACGAGACCCAGCGGAACAACGTCCGCTTCCTGATCGAGAAGATCGGCGAGAAGGTCGACCCCTGCCGCGTCTACCCGCTGGCCGGGCCCTGCCAGCTCGTCCACTGCCACTACAAGTGCACGGTGTACTACGACGAGCTGTACTGGGCCGACTACCCGATCCCGTTCAACCACGTGGATCACAAGGTCGAGGTCGTCTACATTGACAAGGACCACCTCCGTCGCTGTGCGGGCCCGCCGGCCATCGACGCCCCGCCCGCCGTGCTTCCGGTCAACCCGTCGACCGGCGCCTCGATGAGCCCGAACTGAGCCGACGGCCGACCTGATCGCGACCGATTCCCGAGCTTCGAGCCGGCGTCCCGAGCGTAAAGCGTGGGACGTCGGCTCTTTTTGTTGCCCGAGTGAACCGTCGAGTCGCCTTTTTTGGATCCCCGGCGTCACACGATGCCTGGGTGCAACGAATCTAGAGCGTGTGGATCGAGTGCGACGAAGAGGTCGCGGTTCCACGACGGGAGCCCAGGAAGGTCGATCTTTCCCAACGCCGGGCACGGGACCACCGCATCCGCGGCCGCTGCATCGACGTGCCGACTTGGACCCACACCTTCGAATAGAGGAGCGACATCGTGAGGACTTACCAAGCTCACCGTAATCGTTCCGACAGTTGGCCCGCGAGGACGGATCGCCTAGGTTCTATTCCGGACGAGTGGCGGCCGAGCCCGCCGCACAGTCAGTTGAAGGGTGGGACGATTCCGCACGCGGCGGGTGCTCCTCAGCCGGGAGCCAAGGAGTTCGGGACAATGAAACCTCCGGTCCGAATCGTCTGCCGGGGATGCTTGCGGAGCGTCGAGGTGGAGACCGAAGAACTGGCGCCGCCTCTCGCCACCTGCCCCTTCTGCGGCCAGGCCCTCGACAGTCGGCAGGGCATGAGCGCGCCGACCAATCGCCACGAGGATCCGGCCTCGTCGGACGAGGCCCCCCGGGCCGGCCGTGGCGTGACGTCGGAATGGGTCGCCACCTGGAGCCGGGGCTCGC
Protein-coding regions in this window:
- a CDS encoding NYN domain-containing protein, with product MSKSEHERERSLAVFIDLENLAMGFQSQRKVKFDVQKVLERLVEKGKLIVKKSYADWSRYPNYTAPFHESAIELIEIPKRSQTGKNSADIRLVVDAMDLAWSKPHVDTFVIVSGDSDFSPLVSKLKENGKHVIGLGMKGSTSELLRDNCDEFIYYEDLERQEQNEQQLAIDLNAYLPANLTEKQREVFSLLMESCAALRRENHEVLYASMIKDTMKRKMPSFDESYFGYRSFTHMLEDADNLELVDIERNPKSGTYMVTRVSGERSGDGGRPPAGPEKLPTPHSGPRGRGRHGPHR
- a CDS encoding TIGR03067 domain-containing protein, encoding MTLRLLAAIAMIASCSSAAWSDEDKKDTLEGTWLASKAELGGTALPEEFLKAIKLDVKGENYTVTLGPQTDKGTCKLDPAAKPKAVDITGVDGPNKGKTILAIYERDGDTLRICYELGAKGRPTEFKTTTGSRLFLAEYQLQKP
- a CDS encoding 30S ribosomal protein THX encodes the protein MGKGDRRSRRGKVSRGTYGKKRPKPETLKKTKAATAAAAAAAPAQA
- a CDS encoding DUF1549 and DUF1553 domain-containing protein, whose product is MPRRRVGPMIATCVLAAHVGCGRSTPPAGVTVASPKVASPSGAVAARPVVVPPPRTIAIDPTLFTIAAEAPGLQLLAIEKTAEGAKHDLSTGLSWRVEPAGIAAVDANGYVRPLAPGAVEVVAASDGVEARARVVVEPRTARSWDFAQDVEPILTKAGCNTGGCHGKADGQNGFHLSLFGYDPDGDQVALARDAGQRRVSPFDPERSLVVLKAIGEAPHGGGRRLAVGSSEYQTLVEWIRAGAPRTLGPPRAAVARLVIEPSSAMMSEPGRRQLRVIAEHADGGRRDVTRQAIYKTLDDSTAVVDAQGRAELLHRGEADLVVRLGPLVETFRLSAPVNPDLTFDFAKLPRTNLIDEQLFKRLQALKVPPSPPATDAAFLRRVSLDLTGSTPSPEEVRRFLADADPEKRSKLVDSLLKRPEFVQFWRIKFGDLLQISAARQGNGAYRYQEWLDARLIDHTPWDLVVRKLLTALGDPNDQESGGPVNYAVDALEPTIAAEQTAQRFLGLRMRCAQCHDHPFDVWTQDDYYGLAAFFARVQRTGQGMGGMMMASRTGISVNPAGFVNHLRTGRPVAPRLLDGKPATIAEGGDPRVALADWITSKDNPYFARATVNWVWSQFFGKGIVDPADDLSRANPPVHPELLDALAARFVERKYDLRDLIRTVATSQAYGLSSATVAGNEKDARWFSHHTPRPLSAHQMADALAQATDVPNRFPGASATRRAIRVTDPGVASPILDTFGRCPRTTACASVQTAPLSLKQSLLLIGGDVIESKVGSLNGYLAAALKLELEPEELVENLYFRTLCRPPTSEESSRWTAELKQASSINEAAQDLFWALLNSREFAFNH
- a CDS encoding DUF1501 domain-containing protein, which codes for MPSKSRIIACSGPSRRAILKAGALGFLGLGLDEAFRLRALGEGPSTKPAAARNCILIWLAGGASHIDTFDPKPDAPADVRGDFKPIATSVAGVQVSEVLPNLARILDRVTLIRSMTSPESDHDRASHHLLTGYRPSPAQVYPSYGSVVSKWREASRGLLPPYVAVPDPPSSSMSGYLTPAYDPFAVSGDPNQENFRVSNLSPPDKLTLERLLRRRAMVKSLDDFARDVPPTPLTRSRDQFADQAYSLMTSSAAQAAFRLGDESADVRTRYGRNTFGQSCLLARRLVEAGVSFVTVNDRGPGPLGWDTHAQNFPMIKDTLAPALDQGLAALIADLGERGLLDDTLVVMMGEFGRTPKINANAGRDHHGRANSVLLAGAGIPAGLVLGKTDANGDSPTERPVTPADLASVLYTKLGIDPEHKYEAPDGRPIRLVEGATPPRELL
- a CDS encoding four-helix bundle copper-binding protein, producing MVRRELLTVMGAGAAGLMMTGSARADDQDEKKKEHHAHMKTMGECAMICDMTSAHCLMELGKDATENRDLHAKVAAITNDCQTFCVQAVTLMARHSLLAMHAHKACADACRDCAAACDKGQGEMMKKCAEICRECERACRACCSATA